One Stigmatella aurantiaca genomic region harbors:
- a CDS encoding vWA domain-containing protein — MTLRLFLLAALLGASGCDNVSGDLGRGEAVPTVAPPRVSPVELLPPTVDRSVTQRVEVRDPPVAPAVQVDVQRQVEGIVDILWVVDDSGSMANQREMLTLHFSRFLEELSRLQVRYQMGVISTNFTDRGVLRGTTKIITPETPAPREVFLQNTSFPAASRARLEQGLRMMELALTEPNRGGANAGFLRPSAALAVIAVTDEDDGSYGDPAYYARFLRSLKGPGNENLSSLSIIGGTTPDGCFPPGEEIYFGGRADPAFRYSAVATRTGGIIGSICDTSFEGTLVKIASALNTLRRAFPLSLKPVPATLHVLVNGAPVPRDLVNGWQYRADTQSITFLGNYVPPPGALLRFEYALAPP, encoded by the coding sequence ATGACGCTCCGTCTCTTCCTGCTCGCCGCGCTGCTGGGTGCCTCCGGCTGCGACAACGTGTCAGGAGACCTTGGCCGTGGCGAGGCCGTGCCCACCGTGGCCCCACCGCGCGTCTCTCCCGTCGAGCTGCTGCCCCCCACCGTGGACCGCTCCGTCACCCAGCGCGTCGAGGTGAGGGATCCGCCCGTGGCGCCCGCGGTGCAGGTGGATGTCCAGCGCCAGGTGGAAGGCATCGTCGACATCCTCTGGGTGGTGGACGACTCCGGCTCCATGGCCAACCAGCGGGAGATGCTCACGCTCCACTTCTCGCGCTTCCTGGAGGAGCTGTCGCGGCTCCAGGTGCGCTACCAGATGGGCGTCATCTCCACGAACTTCACCGACCGGGGCGTCCTGCGCGGCACGACGAAGATCATCACCCCGGAGACCCCCGCGCCCCGCGAGGTGTTCCTCCAGAACACCTCCTTCCCCGCCGCCTCGCGCGCCCGCCTGGAGCAGGGCCTGCGGATGATGGAGCTGGCGCTCACCGAGCCCAACCGCGGAGGGGCCAACGCGGGCTTTCTACGCCCCAGCGCGGCGCTGGCGGTCATCGCCGTCACGGACGAGGACGACGGCTCGTATGGAGACCCGGCCTACTACGCGCGGTTCCTGCGCAGCCTGAAGGGGCCGGGCAACGAGAACCTCTCCTCGCTCTCCATCATCGGCGGCACCACGCCGGATGGCTGCTTTCCCCCGGGCGAGGAGATCTACTTCGGCGGACGGGCGGACCCCGCCTTCCGCTACAGCGCCGTCGCCACGCGGACGGGCGGCATCATCGGCTCCATCTGTGACACCTCCTTCGAGGGCACGCTGGTGAAGATCGCCTCGGCGCTCAACACCTTGCGCCGGGCCTTCCCCCTCTCCCTGAAACCGGTGCCCGCCACCCTGCACGTGCTCGTCAACGGCGCGCCCGTGCCCAGAGATCTGGTGAATGGGTGGCAGTACCGCGCGGACACCCAGAGCATCACCTTCCTGGGCAACTACGTCCCGCCTCCCGGCGCGCTCCTGCGCTTCGAGTACGCCCTTGCCCCCCCTTGA
- a CDS encoding YncE family protein: MASSNFDKCFDTGAVFALDLDALGLPEVGAPASPDGPLLVEDLKTSSQSVVQISSFAGEMDVWRGEQPRLFVVARSETNALHAIDIQGNALSCAQPGGGNYCLPGISLTGLIPGGKADLPRAPAPIGVSVAASLAGNKPEVWVTHAEAADSPARSSTNFQTYVVRVPGDELSLTAESFFPLGANGLSIGGAHATAIGKRYVFISGRSYAAGLAGTVSASFLLRLLDRNNPTRILETGLRDIYQSLEARDLALNAAGTRLYLVTRFPDSLLVVDIANGEGDVPRLSVVDSVPLPDSASQVQVLSRTDANGQPLGDLVVVTCSASSNTSGVVAFYDADLGQLVAQVGGIGLQPYGLAVDQRRQGQTDSARLYVTTFGDGRVAVLDVPDLVNPQGARLVAYLGRPQGRDTKQGTSTCQQQ, encoded by the coding sequence GTGGCGAGCTCCAACTTCGACAAGTGCTTCGACACGGGCGCGGTGTTCGCGCTCGACCTGGATGCGCTGGGGCTGCCCGAGGTGGGCGCGCCGGCAAGCCCGGACGGGCCACTCCTCGTGGAGGACCTGAAGACCTCGTCCCAGTCCGTCGTGCAGATCTCCAGCTTCGCCGGGGAGATGGACGTGTGGCGGGGCGAGCAGCCCCGGCTGTTCGTCGTGGCCCGGTCCGAGACCAACGCCCTGCACGCCATCGACATCCAGGGCAACGCGCTGAGCTGCGCCCAGCCTGGCGGGGGCAATTACTGCCTTCCCGGGATTTCGTTGACGGGGCTCATTCCGGGCGGAAAGGCCGACCTGCCCCGGGCGCCGGCCCCCATCGGGGTGAGCGTGGCGGCGTCCCTGGCGGGCAACAAGCCCGAGGTGTGGGTGACGCACGCCGAGGCGGCGGACTCGCCGGCCCGCTCCAGCACCAACTTCCAGACCTACGTGGTGCGCGTGCCTGGGGATGAGCTGAGCCTCACCGCGGAGAGCTTCTTCCCGCTGGGCGCCAACGGGCTGTCGATCGGCGGGGCGCACGCCACGGCCATCGGCAAGCGCTATGTGTTCATCTCGGGCCGCTCGTACGCGGCGGGCCTGGCGGGCACGGTGTCGGCCAGCTTCCTCCTGCGGCTGCTGGACCGGAACAACCCCACGCGCATCCTGGAGACGGGCCTGCGCGACATCTACCAGAGCCTGGAGGCGCGGGACCTGGCGCTCAATGCCGCGGGCACGCGGCTCTACCTCGTGACGCGCTTCCCGGACTCGCTGCTCGTCGTGGACATCGCGAACGGGGAAGGGGACGTGCCGAGGCTGTCGGTGGTGGACTCGGTGCCCCTGCCGGACAGCGCCAGCCAGGTGCAGGTGCTCAGCCGCACGGACGCCAATGGCCAGCCGCTCGGGGACCTCGTGGTGGTGACGTGCAGCGCCTCGAGCAACACCTCCGGCGTGGTGGCCTTCTACGACGCGGACCTGGGCCAGCTGGTCGCCCAGGTGGGTGGGATTGGCCTCCAGCCCTACGGGCTCGCGGTGGACCAACGCCGGCAGGGGCAGACGGACAGTGCCCGCCTTTATGTCACCACCTTCGGGGATGGCCGGGTCGCGGTGCTGGACGTGCCGGACCTCGTCAATCCGCAAGGGGCGCGCCTGGTGGCCTACCTTGGGCGGCCGCAGGGGCGCGATACCAAACAGGGGACCTCCACGTGTCAGCAGCAGTGA
- a CDS encoding serine/threonine-protein kinase, whose translation MAIQAGSPGADPDRGRRIGKYEILTRLSVGGMAELFLAFTSGPGGFRKFVALKQILPDVKTDEFVKMFLDEARITAALTHANIGQVFDLGEEDGELYLAMDFLAGQNLDQLMKAADNRGEPLPPGFAARVIRDVCLALHYAHHFVDPTGRSVSVVHRDMSPRNVMVTYDGGVKVIDFGIAKAKGRLGRTAVGMVKGTGGYMSPEQVRGQPLDGRSDLFCAGVLLHEMLCGQRLFNAPGDAAMMLQIVEGELPSPRQVNPEVPEALSAVVMRALTREKPKRFATGREMAKAIEAAMGPELFDEERLAALMQELFSDKRDKTRALLEYASRDDARIKEAAGALQDEPGEPLAGTSARTTPRARVSPSPGPGRAGATPRPRKPVQEPADPAATTVPPRGPRSRTPPPRRAAAVPNTDVAHEPVTLPPASQPTRVRPHRPASRGGQPAVAPSQKPEAASAVPQERTKSKWGVRLFWLAFLGGLGGLLALEPVRAALRPGYESAVAKVKAELELGPPPPAPEQAPWPPPARPPPPNPLAPKPEPEPAAVAEAPAGEPSTPDPSEEAVAASDKSSTAKAPAKPGTTKGKQKTPPAKAAAPAAVPEGPTREKTLEEKLAVQPETTRDEAQEEVQVVDTTSKAGMRKAGIGLLTLSTMPPAAVFDGNTPLGTTPLRKVPLQAGTYRLRIVDPDGQSRLFSAPVELAKERKYAIRVSDLPLYPD comes from the coding sequence ATGGCGATTCAGGCAGGGTCCCCCGGGGCCGATCCCGATCGGGGGAGGCGCATCGGCAAGTACGAGATCCTCACGCGCTTGTCCGTGGGGGGCATGGCGGAGCTTTTCCTGGCCTTCACCTCGGGCCCGGGCGGCTTCCGCAAGTTCGTCGCGCTCAAGCAGATCCTCCCGGACGTCAAGACCGACGAGTTCGTGAAGATGTTCCTGGACGAGGCCCGCATCACCGCGGCCTTGACGCACGCCAACATCGGCCAGGTGTTCGATCTCGGAGAGGAGGACGGCGAGCTGTACCTCGCCATGGACTTCCTCGCGGGCCAGAACCTCGACCAATTGATGAAGGCCGCGGACAACCGGGGCGAGCCCTTGCCCCCCGGCTTCGCGGCCCGCGTCATCCGCGATGTCTGCCTGGCCCTGCACTACGCGCACCACTTCGTCGACCCCACGGGCCGCTCCGTCTCGGTGGTGCACCGGGACATGTCCCCCCGCAACGTCATGGTCACCTATGACGGCGGGGTGAAGGTCATCGACTTCGGCATCGCCAAGGCCAAGGGACGGCTGGGCCGCACGGCCGTGGGCATGGTGAAGGGGACCGGCGGCTACATGTCCCCGGAGCAGGTCCGGGGGCAACCACTCGACGGGCGGAGCGATCTGTTCTGCGCGGGGGTGCTGCTCCACGAGATGCTGTGCGGCCAGCGGCTGTTCAACGCCCCGGGCGACGCCGCGATGATGCTGCAAATCGTGGAGGGAGAGCTTCCCAGCCCGCGCCAGGTGAACCCGGAGGTGCCCGAGGCCCTTTCGGCCGTGGTGATGCGCGCCCTGACCCGCGAGAAGCCGAAGCGCTTCGCCACCGGGCGCGAGATGGCCAAGGCCATCGAGGCCGCCATGGGCCCCGAGCTGTTCGACGAGGAGCGCTTGGCCGCGCTGATGCAGGAGCTCTTCTCGGACAAGCGCGACAAGACCCGCGCGCTCCTGGAGTACGCCAGCCGCGACGACGCCCGCATCAAGGAGGCCGCCGGCGCCCTCCAGGACGAGCCGGGCGAGCCGCTCGCCGGCACGAGCGCGAGGACCACGCCCCGGGCCCGCGTCTCCCCATCGCCAGGTCCCGGGCGGGCAGGGGCCACGCCGCGTCCCCGGAAGCCCGTTCAAGAGCCCGCCGATCCGGCCGCCACCACGGTGCCGCCCCGGGGCCCCCGCTCCCGCACCCCGCCCCCACGCCGGGCAGCTGCCGTGCCGAACACGGACGTGGCGCACGAGCCCGTCACCCTGCCGCCGGCCTCGCAGCCCACCCGGGTGCGCCCTCACCGGCCTGCCTCCCGGGGAGGCCAGCCCGCGGTGGCCCCGTCTCAAAAGCCCGAGGCGGCGTCCGCGGTCCCCCAGGAGCGCACGAAGTCGAAGTGGGGCGTCCGGCTCTTCTGGCTCGCCTTCCTGGGAGGCCTGGGCGGACTGCTGGCGCTCGAACCTGTGCGGGCCGCCCTCCGGCCCGGCTACGAGTCCGCGGTGGCCAAGGTGAAGGCGGAGCTGGAGCTGGGGCCGCCGCCTCCTGCGCCCGAGCAGGCCCCCTGGCCCCCTCCGGCCCGGCCGCCGCCGCCCAACCCGCTGGCCCCCAAGCCCGAGCCCGAGCCCGCCGCCGTGGCCGAGGCCCCCGCCGGCGAGCCGTCCACCCCGGACCCCTCCGAAGAGGCGGTGGCCGCCAGCGACAAGTCTTCTACCGCCAAGGCTCCGGCGAAGCCCGGAACCACCAAGGGCAAGCAGAAGACGCCTCCCGCGAAGGCCGCTGCCCCGGCCGCCGTTCCGGAAGGGCCCACGCGGGAGAAGACCCTGGAGGAGAAGCTGGCGGTTCAGCCGGAGACCACACGGGACGAGGCCCAGGAGGAGGTCCAGGTGGTGGATACGACCTCCAAGGCGGGGATGCGCAAGGCGGGCATCGGTCTGCTCACCCTGAGCACCATGCCCCCGGCGGCGGTGTTCGATGGCAACACCCCCTTGGGCACCACGCCGCTGCGCAAGGTGCCCCTCCAGGCGGGGACCTACCGGCTGCGAATCGTGGACCCCGATGGCCAGAGCCGGCTCTTCTCGGCCCCGGTGGAGCTGGCCAAGGAGCGCAAGTACGCGATTCGGGTTTCGGACTTGCCCCTGTACCCGGATTGA
- the tgl gene encoding social motility TPR repeat lipoprotein Tgl, with protein sequence MPRLFPAWPLALVLALSGCKHVPTERERQSSEIHYNLGIQAQEAGNVQEALSEFQQAVTLDPNNPEARNALGIILHLSFGRHAEAIAEYEKALELRPNFSEARSNLGNVFLDQGRYDEAIKSYEQVLNDMLYPTPFIAQSNMGWAYFKKGDTAKALENIKASVTLNPSFCRGYQNLGFIYDQQGETEEACRQFGRYREMCPEVADAYMREGVCQAKLGKADAARESFTSCENKAAQPALKDECRRLREHL encoded by the coding sequence ATGCCCCGTCTGTTTCCTGCCTGGCCCCTGGCGCTCGTCCTCGCGCTCTCCGGTTGCAAGCACGTCCCCACCGAGCGGGAGCGGCAGAGCTCGGAGATTCACTACAACCTGGGCATCCAGGCCCAGGAGGCCGGCAACGTCCAGGAGGCGCTGAGCGAGTTCCAGCAGGCCGTCACGTTGGACCCGAACAACCCGGAGGCCCGCAACGCGCTGGGCATCATTCTGCACCTGTCCTTCGGGCGCCACGCGGAGGCCATCGCGGAGTACGAGAAGGCGCTCGAGCTGAGGCCGAACTTCTCCGAGGCCCGGTCGAACCTGGGCAACGTCTTCCTGGACCAGGGACGCTACGACGAGGCCATCAAGTCCTACGAGCAGGTGCTCAACGACATGCTCTATCCCACGCCCTTCATCGCGCAGAGCAACATGGGCTGGGCGTACTTCAAGAAGGGGGACACGGCCAAGGCGCTGGAGAACATCAAGGCGTCGGTGACGCTCAACCCGAGCTTCTGCCGGGGCTACCAGAACCTGGGCTTCATCTACGACCAGCAGGGCGAGACGGAAGAGGCGTGCCGCCAGTTTGGCCGCTACCGGGAGATGTGCCCGGAGGTGGCGGATGCCTACATGCGCGAGGGCGTCTGCCAGGCGAAGCTGGGCAAGGCCGATGCGGCGCGCGAGAGCTTCACCTCGTGCGAGAACAAGGCGGCCCAACCGGCGCTGAAGGACGAGTGCCGCCGCCTCCGGGAGCACCTGTAA
- a CDS encoding helix-turn-helix domain-containing protein has product MDHLDFGKYLSQQRELRGMSRADISRATKIPPSLITALEEGQVERLPARVFVVSYIRAYAQVIGLEPEEAVLRYEEVSKATPAPTPAALEQERRRRAWVGLTVMVLVLVLGVCAFLVVTGKLPNPFGG; this is encoded by the coding sequence GTGGACCATCTCGACTTCGGCAAGTACCTCTCCCAGCAACGGGAACTGCGAGGGATGTCCCGCGCGGACATCTCCCGTGCGACGAAAATCCCTCCCAGCCTCATCACCGCGCTGGAAGAGGGGCAGGTCGAGCGGCTGCCCGCGCGCGTCTTCGTCGTGAGCTACATCCGGGCCTACGCGCAGGTGATTGGCCTGGAGCCCGAGGAGGCCGTGCTGCGCTACGAGGAGGTCAGCAAGGCCACCCCGGCGCCCACCCCCGCGGCCCTGGAGCAGGAGCGGCGGCGCCGGGCCTGGGTGGGGCTGACGGTGATGGTGCTCGTCCTGGTGCTGGGCGTGTGTGCGTTCCTGGTGGTGACCGGGAAGCTTCCGAACCCCTTCGGGGGTTGA
- the recO gene encoding DNA repair protein RecO: MERFVDEALVLSTVDYGEADRLVTLLTRQHGKLTAFAAGARKSKRRFAGALEPYMNLRVQFVETRGSTVRMDSADILAGYYTARQELPLIARALYAVEMCRELTRDHEPHPELFALLEQYLARLDAKEAGPTSLLAFELSALAHAGLMPRFDACALCGGEPGERPRFDQAHGGAVCEPCGGRARDAVAVPATLLAGLRALQEGQRTPLAPELRAQARGILNVFIAHHLGRRLKSVDFMAQVGLD, encoded by the coding sequence ATGGAGCGGTTCGTTGACGAGGCGTTGGTGCTCTCCACCGTGGACTACGGGGAGGCGGACCGGCTGGTGACGCTCCTGACGCGCCAGCACGGCAAGCTCACGGCCTTCGCCGCCGGGGCGCGCAAGAGCAAGCGGCGGTTCGCGGGGGCGCTCGAGCCCTACATGAACCTGCGCGTCCAGTTCGTGGAGACGCGGGGCAGTACGGTGCGGATGGACTCCGCCGACATCCTCGCGGGCTATTACACCGCACGTCAGGAACTGCCCTTGATTGCCCGGGCCCTGTACGCCGTGGAGATGTGCCGCGAGCTGACGCGCGACCACGAGCCGCACCCCGAGCTCTTCGCCCTCCTGGAACAGTACCTTGCCCGGCTGGATGCCAAGGAGGCAGGCCCCACCTCGCTCCTCGCGTTCGAGCTGTCCGCGCTGGCGCACGCGGGCCTGATGCCGCGTTTCGATGCCTGTGCGCTGTGTGGCGGCGAGCCCGGGGAGCGGCCCCGGTTCGACCAGGCCCATGGGGGCGCCGTCTGCGAGCCTTGTGGCGGGCGGGCCCGCGACGCGGTGGCCGTCCCGGCCACGTTGCTGGCGGGGCTCCGCGCCTTGCAGGAAGGCCAGCGCACGCCCCTGGCCCCGGAGCTGCGCGCCCAGGCGCGCGGAATCCTCAACGTCTTCATCGCACACCACCTGGGCCGCCGCCTCAAGAGCGTGGACTTCATGGCCCAGGTCGGGCTGGACTGA
- the glyS gene encoding glycine--tRNA ligase subunit beta, whose protein sequence is MARDLLLEVGAEEIPASFIGPALEDLQRIITTRMAEGRLKHGEVRTYGTPRRLAVWVKDVADAGEDVTTEKLGPSAKAAFDKEGKPTVAAVKFAESLKLPVSELGRTQTPKGEYLSARVQEKGRPAAELLPEVLHAAVHGINFRKSMRWGDVDLAFARPVQWLVALLGGDVLPVVFGDVKSGRTTYGHRFLSPGAIELAQPSGYEAALEKVHVVADIAKRRALLLEKIRAVAQQSGGQLLEDESLVDQVTNLVELPAPVLGTFDARHLDLPSEVLVQEMKSHQRYFSLTDAQGKLLPKFIAVSNTPVKDEKLSLRGYERVLRSRLADGRFFFDEDRKTPLEGRVEKLGRVVWQGQLGSYAEKVERFRTLAVWLAEHTGQKAHTATIQRAATLAKADLVTGMVGEFPELQGVMGREYARAGGEPEAVALAIFEHYLPRNANDAMPSQDPGALIGLADRLDSLCGIFAIGKAPTGAADPFGLRRACLAVINLVFARGYRFSLSAAVDEALKLLAPKIATVKRKAGEPEPREQILEFFRGRLKALWSESYRTDVVEAVLAVGFDDLVAARKRLEALSSIVGRADFTPLAVAFKRVVNIVEKQGKDVSRGQTNPDKLRDEPEKNLHSAFTQARGKVAQYVQADDFSGALKEITSLKPAVDTFFDKVTVMAEDKELRENRVRFLTEIGALFNQVADFSKIQAEAAQGG, encoded by the coding sequence GTGGCGCGTGATCTGCTGCTGGAGGTGGGCGCCGAGGAGATCCCCGCGTCCTTCATTGGTCCCGCGCTGGAGGACCTGCAGCGCATCATCACCACGCGCATGGCGGAGGGCCGCCTGAAGCACGGCGAGGTGCGCACGTACGGCACGCCGCGGCGGCTGGCCGTGTGGGTGAAGGACGTGGCCGATGCCGGTGAGGACGTCACCACCGAGAAGCTCGGCCCGAGCGCCAAGGCGGCCTTCGACAAGGAGGGCAAGCCCACGGTGGCGGCGGTGAAGTTCGCCGAGTCCCTCAAGCTGCCGGTGAGCGAGCTGGGCCGCACCCAGACGCCCAAGGGCGAGTACCTGTCCGCCCGGGTGCAGGAGAAGGGCCGCCCGGCGGCGGAGCTGCTGCCGGAGGTGCTGCACGCGGCGGTGCACGGCATCAACTTCCGCAAGTCCATGCGCTGGGGTGACGTGGACCTGGCCTTCGCCCGGCCGGTGCAGTGGCTCGTGGCGCTCCTGGGCGGGGACGTGCTGCCGGTGGTCTTCGGGGATGTGAAGAGCGGCCGGACGACGTACGGCCACCGCTTCCTGTCCCCGGGCGCCATCGAGCTGGCCCAGCCCTCTGGCTACGAGGCGGCGCTGGAGAAGGTGCACGTGGTGGCGGACATCGCCAAGCGGCGCGCCCTGCTGCTGGAAAAGATCCGGGCGGTGGCCCAGCAGTCCGGCGGCCAGCTCCTGGAGGACGAGTCGCTGGTGGACCAGGTGACGAACCTGGTGGAACTGCCCGCGCCGGTGCTGGGCACCTTCGACGCCCGGCACCTGGACCTGCCCTCCGAGGTGCTGGTGCAGGAGATGAAGAGCCACCAGCGCTACTTCTCGCTCACGGATGCCCAGGGCAAGCTGCTGCCGAAGTTCATCGCCGTGTCCAACACGCCCGTGAAGGACGAGAAGCTCTCGCTGCGCGGCTATGAGCGGGTGCTGCGCTCGCGCCTGGCCGACGGCCGCTTCTTCTTCGACGAGGACCGCAAGACGCCGCTGGAAGGGCGCGTGGAGAAGCTCGGCCGCGTGGTGTGGCAGGGCCAGCTCGGCAGCTACGCGGAGAAGGTCGAGCGCTTCCGGACGCTCGCCGTGTGGCTGGCGGAGCACACGGGCCAGAAGGCCCACACCGCCACCATCCAGCGCGCGGCCACCCTGGCCAAGGCGGACCTCGTCACCGGCATGGTGGGCGAGTTCCCCGAACTGCAGGGCGTCATGGGCCGCGAGTACGCGCGGGCCGGTGGGGAGCCGGAGGCGGTGGCGCTGGCCATCTTCGAGCACTACCTGCCGCGCAACGCCAACGACGCGATGCCGAGCCAGGACCCGGGCGCGCTCATCGGCCTGGCGGACCGGCTGGACTCGCTGTGCGGCATCTTCGCCATCGGCAAGGCGCCCACGGGGGCGGCGGATCCGTTCGGCCTGCGCCGCGCGTGCCTGGCCGTCATCAACCTCGTGTTCGCCCGCGGGTACCGCTTCTCGCTGTCGGCCGCGGTGGACGAGGCGCTCAAGCTGCTGGCGCCGAAGATCGCCACGGTGAAGCGCAAGGCCGGGGAGCCGGAGCCGCGCGAGCAGATCCTGGAGTTCTTCCGGGGCCGCCTCAAGGCGCTCTGGTCGGAGAGCTACCGGACGGACGTGGTGGAGGCGGTGCTGGCGGTGGGCTTCGACGACCTGGTGGCGGCGCGCAAGCGGCTGGAGGCGCTCAGTAGCATCGTCGGGCGGGCGGACTTCACGCCGCTGGCGGTGGCCTTCAAGCGCGTGGTGAACATCGTCGAGAAGCAGGGCAAGGACGTGAGCCGGGGGCAGACCAACCCGGACAAGCTCCGGGACGAGCCCGAGAAGAACCTCCACAGCGCCTTCACCCAGGCGCGGGGCAAGGTGGCCCAGTACGTCCAGGCGGACGATTTCTCGGGCGCACTCAAGGAAATCACCAGCCTGAAGCCCGCGGTGGACACCTTCTTCGACAAGGTGACGGTGATGGCCGAGGACAAGGAGCTGCGGGAGAACCGCGTCCGGTTCCTCACGGAGATTGGCGCGCTCTTCAACCAGGTGGCGGACTTCTCCAAGATTCAGGCCGAGGCCGCTCAGGGGGGGTAG
- the glyQ gene encoding glycine--tRNA ligase subunit alpha: MYFQELILTLQNHWARHGCIIAQPYDLEVGAGTMAPTTFLRALGPEPWNVAYVQPSRRPADGRFGENPNRLFQHHQFQVILKPAPKNVQELYLESIRAFGIDPHAHDIRFVEDDWESPTLGAWGLGWEVWCDGMEITQFTYFQQCGGFECRPVSAELTYGLERICMYLQNVESVYDIEWVKGVKYREVFHANEVEMSKYALHESDPQMLFSLFDAYEKECKRLIERQLPLPAYDYALKCSHAFNLLDARGAISVTERANFIKRVRDNARLCAEGYLQMRERLGFPLTKTPWTVGEQLPVLEGKPASDYWNHVKINKPVEKAEKTEVARGA; this comes from the coding sequence ATGTACTTCCAGGAACTGATCCTCACGCTCCAGAACCACTGGGCCCGGCATGGGTGCATCATCGCCCAGCCGTATGATCTCGAAGTCGGCGCCGGCACCATGGCGCCTACCACTTTCCTGCGCGCGCTCGGTCCCGAGCCCTGGAACGTGGCCTATGTGCAGCCCTCGCGTCGCCCGGCGGACGGCCGCTTCGGCGAGAACCCCAACCGCCTGTTCCAGCACCACCAGTTCCAGGTCATCCTCAAGCCCGCGCCCAAGAACGTGCAGGAGCTCTACCTGGAGTCCATCCGCGCGTTCGGCATCGATCCGCACGCCCACGACATCCGCTTCGTGGAGGACGACTGGGAGTCGCCCACCCTGGGCGCCTGGGGGCTGGGCTGGGAGGTGTGGTGTGACGGGATGGAGATCACCCAGTTCACCTACTTCCAGCAGTGCGGCGGCTTCGAGTGCCGCCCCGTGTCGGCCGAGCTGACGTACGGCCTCGAGCGCATCTGCATGTACCTGCAGAACGTGGAGAGCGTGTACGACATCGAGTGGGTCAAGGGTGTGAAGTACCGCGAGGTGTTCCACGCGAACGAAGTGGAGATGAGCAAGTACGCCCTCCACGAGTCGGATCCGCAGATGCTCTTCTCGCTGTTCGATGCCTACGAGAAGGAGTGCAAGCGGCTCATCGAGCGCCAACTGCCGCTGCCTGCGTATGACTACGCGCTCAAGTGCTCGCACGCGTTCAACCTGCTGGACGCGCGCGGCGCCATCTCGGTGACGGAGCGCGCCAACTTCATCAAGCGCGTGCGCGACAACGCGCGCCTGTGCGCGGAGGGCTACCTCCAGATGCGCGAGCGCCTGGGGTTCCCGCTGACGAAGACGCCGTGGACGGTGGGCGAGCAGCTCCCGGTGCTGGAGGGCAAGCCCGCCAGCGACTACTGGAACCACGTGAAGATCAACAAGCCGGTGGAGAAGGCGGAGAAGACGGAGGTGGCCCGTGGCGCGTGA
- a CDS encoding FHA domain-containing protein, whose translation MIDQNSRPARKVGIADHLWETFEEMAQQMGSDRDALINQALFMFARLNGFIEVGRAGRAETPAPLNVVSAPPAPMSSRPSGASAAVGKAGGPPVLAPAPMAAKPPPPREEPQRPSGSRPVDDRPSANALDNDPVRREVAERVLETAAELERLIKGKNEPPQPVDDDLVDDDEEPPEPPEDSGLENMGDEEEPPPDEEPLDEEPSDEEGSALYLITESGDQQKIGNDRFVIGRGKHCDLVINSGKVSREHAVILREGPNFIIEDLGSSNGTWFNKQRIKKRTIEHGDEFFICSEKIRFAYR comes from the coding sequence ATGATCGATCAAAACTCCCGCCCCGCCCGCAAGGTCGGCATCGCCGACCACCTGTGGGAGACATTTGAAGAGATGGCCCAGCAGATGGGCTCGGACCGCGATGCGCTGATCAACCAGGCGTTGTTCATGTTCGCGCGGCTCAATGGCTTCATCGAGGTGGGAAGGGCAGGCCGCGCGGAGACGCCGGCGCCCCTGAACGTGGTGTCCGCCCCGCCCGCGCCGATGTCCTCCCGTCCCTCCGGAGCCTCCGCCGCGGTGGGTAAGGCCGGTGGCCCGCCCGTGCTGGCGCCGGCCCCCATGGCCGCCAAGCCTCCTCCGCCCCGCGAAGAGCCGCAGCGGCCCTCGGGCTCCCGTCCCGTGGATGACCGCCCCTCGGCCAACGCCCTGGACAATGATCCGGTGCGCCGCGAGGTGGCCGAGCGCGTCCTGGAGACGGCCGCCGAGCTCGAGCGCCTCATCAAGGGCAAGAACGAGCCGCCCCAGCCGGTGGACGACGACCTCGTGGACGACGACGAGGAGCCGCCCGAGCCTCCCGAGGACTCGGGGCTGGAGAACATGGGCGACGAAGAGGAGCCGCCGCCCGACGAGGAGCCCCTGGACGAGGAGCCGTCCGACGAGGAGGGCTCGGCGCTCTACCTCATCACCGAGTCGGGGGATCAGCAGAAGATCGGCAATGACCGGTTCGTCATTGGCCGGGGCAAGCACTGCGATCTCGTCATCAACTCTGGCAAGGTCTCCCGCGAGCACGCGGTGATCCTCCGCGAGGGGCCCAACTTCATCATCGAGGACCTGGGCTCCTCCAACGGCACCTGGTTCAACAAGCAGCGGATCAAGAAGCGGACCATCGAGCACGGGGACGAGTTCTTCATCTGCAGCGAGAAGATCCGCTTCGCCTACCGCTGA